The nucleotide window CCTTGCTCACGCAGCACTTCAATGTTCTGCACAAGGAATTCATCGCTACCAACAACATAAAATAGTCCATCTTTGTCCGAAGCAAGATTTTTCACAGCTTCATAGTAGTCTTTACGATTATCGACAAATTGTGCTGTGAAATTTTTATCGGGTGCAGATTCAAAAATAGTAGTGAATAAGAAATCCTTTGATGAATCAATGTTTAAAGAATGCATTTGCTTAACGTTGTCAGCGCGTTTGAAATAATCAAGCACAAGCGGTCTGAAAGTTGCTAGACCGACACCTGATGATAACAAGTAAATATTTTTATCTTCTCTTTTCAGTGGTACATTTGAATGTGTTTTAAAGATGGCTACCTCATTGCCAATTTCAAGATTTCTTAAAATTGTTTTAAACTCAGAGCACTTCTCTCGGATACGTGTTGTAATACCGATTGAATTTTCATGCGGTAAAGTAGAAATAGACATATGGCGGATTAAGCTACGATTCGGTTTATCTCCCTCATTAAAGCCCTTTAGTGCAAAATGAGTGTGAGAGCCTTCTTCCCATGTAAAGCCTTCTGGAAGGTCAAGCATGTATGTTTTAACCTCAGGTGTTTCCTCAACAATTTTATTTATTTTAGTCCAATAGATTTGCATTTTATCTTCTCCCTACTCCGTTGTATGTAATTCATTATACTATAAGTGATAATGTTTCTCAATTAACTAGAGTGATTATTTTAAAAAAACATTTGACAATTAATTTCTATACGGTATGATGAATTTGAAATTAAAATATAATTCTTTTTCTACTAGGGGTGCCAAATGATGGCTGAGAATTACTCTTAGAACCTGATCTCGTTAGGACGAGCGGAGGGAAGTAGATGGGAAATGAACTTGTTGTATATAACATTTCATTTAAAAAACACACCCCTTCTATGCGTTCCTTTTAGAAAAAGAACAATTAGGAGGGTTTTTTATGAAATTTACTGATGAATTACGTTTAGCAACAAAGGATAGCTGGGAAAAAAGCTTGCATCACCCATTTGTCCAAGGAATTGTGAAAGGGGATTTACCTTTTGACATCTTTAAAAATTACATTTTGCAAGATATTTATTATTTAAACCATTATGCAAAAGTACATGCATTGGCAGCAGCACAGGCGGATGACTTTGCCATTACTTCATTGCTTGCCGAAACAGCGAGCAGGACGGCACAGGCTGAGCTAGGGGTGCATGAACAGCATGCAAAAATTTTAAATATTACAGATGAGGATATGGACAACTTTAAACCAGCACCGACTGCTTATGGCTATACATCGCATTTATATCGTTCAACAATGCACGGCAATTTAGCATACGTGATTTCCGCGATGCTACCGTGCTACTGGCTATATGCGGATATTGGAAAGACGTATGAGCATGCAAATCCAGAGCCTGAAATTTATCGCAACTGGCTTGCGACATATGCAAGTGATTGGTTCCAAGAGGCAACGCAAGGACAAATTGATTTATTAAACTCACTTGTTGAGGATATGAGCGAAAAGGAAAAAGAGAAAGTGAAAGAGCAATTTATTATCGCGAAGGAATATGAGCTAGCATTTTGGGAAATGTCTTATACATTTGAAAAATGGTTATCACAACGTGATGAGAAAGTGAAGCTATAACAGGAGGATATATTGATGAAAGCAATGATAAGATGTTTTTCATTTTTGGCGCTGCTCCTTCTTTTAGTCGGATGTCAGTCACAGGAAAGTGAAGGGAAGGAAAAGGTTCAGCTCTTCTTAGATTGGACACCAAATACGAATCATACAGGAATTTATGTAGCGAAGGAAAAAGGCTTCTTTGAGGAAGAGGGGCTAGATGTTGAAATCATGCTGCCAGGTGAGGTAAGCACAGAACAAATAATTGGCTCTGGAAAAGGGCAATTCGGAATTAGCTTCCAAAGTCAGGTGACACAAGCACGCTCAGAAAATCTCCCTATAGTTTCAATTGCAGCGATTATACAGAAAGATACGAGCGGCTACTATACGCCAAAATCGAAGGGGATTGAAACACCAAAAGATTTTGAAGGGCGTGTTTATGGTGCATATGGCTCTGAGCTAGAAAAGGCTTCTCTCCAAGCTGTGATGAATAAAGAAGGTGGAGATGCTTCAAAAATAAATATGGTGCAAGTCGGCAATACAGATTATTTTATTGCGATGGAGCGAGATATTGATTTTGTCAGTATTTTTTATGCATGGACAGGTATCGAAGGGGAGCTTCGTGGAGCGGATATGAATTTTATTCAGCCAGCTGATTTTGCGCCAGAGCTAGACACATATTCACCGCTTATCATTACAAGCGATGATATGATTGAAAACGATCCTGAAACAGTGCAAGCATTCATTAATGCAGTGTATAAAGGCTATGAATTTGCGATTAACAATCCAGAAGAGGCTGCAGATATTTTAATTGAAGCAGAGCCTGACTTAAATCCTGAGCTTGTGCAACGCAGTCAGGAATGGCTATCTCCACGCTATAAAGAAGGAGCAGAGGCTTGGGGTGTACAAGAGGCAAGCCGCTGGGAACGCTATGCGAACTTCATGATAGAAAACAAAATAATTGAGAGTGTAGACATTCAAAAAGCATTTAATAATGAATTTATTGAGAAGGCTATGAAGTGATGAAAATTAAAAGTATATGGAAGCCAGCTCTTGCACTTTTAATTGCAATTGCGCTGTGGGAAGCGGCAACAAAAGTATGGCAAATTGAAGTATGGCTATTGCCATCACCTTCTACGATTGCGAAGGAAATGATTATCGTTTTCCCAGCCTTTTTACCACATATGCTGGCGACAATTAAGCTTGTTTTAGTTGGTTTCTCATCAGCTATTGTGATAGGGATTATCGTTGCAACATTGCTACATATTTTCCCGACAGCACGGGAAATTGTCATGCCATTTCTCGTTATTTCTCAAAATATCCCAACAATCGTACTAGCGCCGCTTTTTATGATTTGGTTTGGTTTAGGGGATTTTCCAAAATACTTAATTATTGCAATGACAGCCTTTTTCCCAATTGCGATTGCTACGCTTGATGGATTTAATCAAACAAATCGTGAGTGCCTGCACTATATGCAAATGATGGGGGCAACGAAAAAGCAAACATTTTTTAAATTGCAATTGCCTGATGCGATACCGAGTATTTTTTCAGGTATCAAAATTGCTGCAACTTATAGTGTAATGACGGCAGTTGTCGCAGAATGGTTAGGGGCACAAAAGGGAATCGGTGTTTTTATGACATTATCCGCATCGTCGTACAGAACGTCTCGTGTTTTCGTTGCGATTGTCATTACCATTATTTTAAGCTTAGCCTTTTTCGGTCTATTTTTAGCGCTTGAAAAATGGTTTACACGCTGGAAACGAAATGAGGGAGCACAATGACTTTACACATCCAACAGCTGCACCATTCATTTGGTGAGAAAAAGGTACTTTCCGATATTTCCTTTACAGTAGAGGATGGACAATTTGTTTCGATATTAGGACCTTCTGGTAGCGGGAAAAGCACGTTATTTCATTTAATTGGTGGTATTTTAAAGCCTGAGAGCGGAAAAATATTGTTAAATAACCGAGAAATTACGAATGAAAGCGGGCATATGAGTTATATGCCGCAAAGCCCCTCGCTTTTTCCTTGGCGGACAGTTTTACAAAATGCAATGCTTGGCAGTGAGTTAGCAGGGGTGGCTGATGAAGCAAAGACGATTGAATTATTGCAAAAAGCAAATTTAGGCGAGATGATGGAGGCTTATCCAAGCCAATTGTCAGGAGGGATGAAGCAACGAGTAGCATTTGTGCGAGCATTGCTCAGCCCACAGCCACTCCTCTGTTTAGACGAGCCATTTTCTGCACTTGATTCTTTTACTAAAAAAGAAATGCAGCAATGGCTGTTGAAAACATGGGAAGATTATGACAAATCCATTTTATTCATTACACATGATATTGAAGAAGCGCTCTTCTTATCAGACCAAGTGATTATATTATCAACAAATCCGGCGACGGTAAAGGCTTCTATAAAAATACCTTTCCAACGTCCACGTGATGAACAGTTATTTTTAAGTGAAGAGTTTTTACATTGGAAGCGAAAAATAGTTGAAGCACTTCAAGAATAAAGAATGGCTATCGAGGGAACTCGGTAGCTTTTTTTAGTATATTTAGTAAAAGTATTTCTTTCTCTTACACAATTATTAGTTTATTCTGAATATAAATCCAGTCAAAGGGGTAGTGATGATGGAATTAGGAAAAGTCTATTTAACGGTTGTGTATGAACGTTTTAAAGCTTTGAAGGGTTTAGGAGATAAGGCGATGGCTAGATTATCCGTGGAGGAGCTTCATTGGACAATCCATGAGTCCTCCAATAGTGTCGCAATATTAATTCGCCACATGAGTGGAAATATGATTTCAAGGTGGACTGATTTTTTGACAAGTGATGGAGAAAAGCCTAACCGAAATCGGGATGCAGAATTTATAGATTCGATAGCTACGAAGGAAGAATTATTGGCTATATGGGAAAACGGGTGGGACACATTATTTCATACCCTCGAACAGCTTTCCGCTGAACAATTGCTATCAACAGTATATATTCGCGGAGAAGCACATACGGTAATGGAAGCAATTGAACGGCAGGTGGCTCATTACGCAATGCATGTAGGACAAATTCTTTTTATTGGCAAGCAAATTAAACAAGACGAATGGGAAAGTTTAAGCATTCCAAAAGGACAATCAAGCACATATAACGAAACGATGTTTAATAAATAGAGGAGCGAGTGCGATGAATGAGCTCACATTAGAGATTGCCAATGCAGCAAGAAAAGCCTTTCAAAGTCTTTTTGCCAATGGCGAATCCTACTATTATTGTACACTGTTCACAACAGGGGAAGGTCATGAACCTTATATATCGGCTTGGTCGTGGGAAGCATTAGAGCGTGAAGCTGAAAACCCAACAACTTGGTCATTTCAGCAAGGGCAATCTAATAGGAGCACAGCTGAAAGGAAAGCATTAATTAAATGGTCTTATGCCGATTCACCATATTATTGTGTAGGTGAGGAGCATTTTCAGCATCTGAAGGCACTTTTCCAAGCACGTCCATTTGATGAAGAGGAGTGGCACTTGCGTATTGAGGCCATGGTATTAGCGATGGAAATGCTTGATCAAGAAGGATTATTTACACTAAATCAAGCAAGGGAATCTGTTTGTATTGTAGTAGAGGTCATGCCACCAGACGAAATGAATACGCAAATTGCTAAACGTTTGAACAAAGCAGATTCTTCAGCATTGCAAGCTTGGCTAATAGAAGCTGCTGAATAATTGTCTATAGTTTTCATTCGCTTATTTCACGATATGTCCAGTAAAATAAATAGTAAGTGAAATTATGAAGCAGAAGGTGAAACGATGAATACAAATATCCAAATCAACAAACTAAAAGCGATGGCAGATGAACTGAAAAGATTTATGCTTATTTATAAATTTGCATTGGATGAAATGAACACAAAAATTAGCATTTTAAAAGAAGAGTTTCAAATGATTCATGACTACAATCCAATTGAGCATACCTCTTCACGCTTAAAATCACCTGAAAGTATTTTAGGCAAAATAATGAGGAAAAATATGAAGCCATCCTTGACGGCAATTAAAGAGAATATGCGAGATATCGCTGGTATTCGTATTACATGCTCCTTTAGATCGGATATTTATCGCATTAAAGAGCTGCTGTGTAATCAACAGGATATTGAGCTAGTGGAATGTAAAGATTATATAGAAAGCCCTAAGAACAATGGCTATCAAAGCCTGCATCTAATTGTGAAAGTACCTGTCTTTATGTCAGATCGAGTAGAGAAGGTATATGTTGAAATTCAAATTCGAACAATTGCTATGGATTTTTGGGCTAGCTTAGAGCATAAAATTTATTATAAATATGATAATGCAGTGCCGGAAAGGCTGACAGCAGAATTAAAAGAGGCGGCCTTAGCTGCTACTGAATTAGATCGGAAAATGGAAGCACTCCATCAAGAGGTGAGAGAGTTAAAATCTGATGATGCAACAAAATTAACGAAGCTTCATTTGGAAAAAGAACAATTTACGATTCCGATGCAGCTAATTGAAATGATTGGTGAGGGAGCTCATACAGAAGAAGAGCCTGAAACTAAATAATAATTGTAAGGAGCTAACTGACAAGGGATTATCTTTTCAGCCAGCTCCTTTTCAACGCATATGCACGTCCACTTTTGCGTATAGTAAGACAAAGGTGGTGTGCATATGAAGCGTTGGTTAGCGCTAATTGTTATTATGTTTAGCTGTATGATGATTGTCGTTTATGAAACAAGTGCCTCCGATAAACGCTTTTTTTTACCTGAGCCACTAGGTGGGGTGAAAATCGTGCTTGATGCGGGGCATGGTGGAATTGATGGCGGTGCTTCTAAAGGAGAAGTAATTGAAAAAGATATTACGCTCGCTATTACAGAAAAAGTTGCTCGTCAATTGAAGCGATTAGGTGCTGAAGTCGTTATGACGCGTACTACAGACGAGGATGTGTTGGCAGAGCATGCACCGAATGAGAAATTTTCGACATTGCGAGAACGTAAAAAACAAGATATTTTTTTACGTGAATCAATTGTTCAAAAGCAGCAGCCTGATTTATTTATTACCATTCATGCGAACGCGATTCCAAACAGCAAATGGCGCGGTGCACAAGTTTTTTATCATAAGGAGGGCGATGCACGAAGCGAGCTTTTAGCAAAAACAATTCAAGATTCGATTCGTGAGCATTTGCAAAATACAGACCGTGAAGCATTGTCAATTAAGGAAGTATACTTATTAAAAAAGACACAGGTACCAGCAGTTTTAGTAGAAACGGGCTTCTTAAGTAATGATGAGGAAAGAGCGTTATTAGCGGATGCAGGCTATCAAGAAAAGATGGCTTTAGCAATTGCGCGCGGTATTGAGAACTATTACTTCATGGAACTCCAATAGCTATACTACAACGATAGGTATGTTATACTACTAAATGGATATAAAAATAGAGGAGTGTTTTACGAAATGAACGAACAACAAGTCAAAGAATTGTTGGGACAACTACAAGATCCTTTTTTACATAAAACATTAGCGGAAACGAACGGTATTGTAAACGTAAGTATTAAAGAAGAAAAAGGGCACGTAAGTGTAAAAATCGCCATTGCGAAAACAAATACACCTGAACAAATGACACTTCAAATGAAAATTGTTGAAGTATTGAAGGAAAATGGTGCGCAATCTGTAGGCATTCGCTTTGAGGAGTTATCTGCAGAAGCTTTAGAAGCATTTCGTGGGCAAGCAACAGAGTCAGAAGCACAAGATATTTTATCACCTTTATCATCTGTGCAATTTATTTCAATTGCCTCTGGTAAAGGGGGCGTAGGTAAATCAACAGTATCCGTTAACATGGCTGTTGCATTATCACGTCTTGGCAAAAAGGTTGGCTTAATTGATGCTGATATTTATGGCTTTAGTGTACCCGATATGATGGGCATAAGCGAAATGCCTGTTGTGAAGGACAACCGCATTTACCCTGTAGAGCGCTTAGGTGTAAAGGTGATTTCAATGGGCTTCTTTGTTGAAAATAATGCACCAATTGTGTGGCGTGGGCCAATGCTTGGTAAAGTATTAGATCAATTTTTCCGTGATGTAGAATGGGGAGATATTGATTATTTATTATTAGATTTACCACCAGGTACAGGGGATGTAGCTTTAGACATTCATCAAATGCTTCCATCTTCAAAAGAGATCGTTGTCACAACACCACATCCAACAGCAGCATTTGTAGCAGCAAGAGCGGGTGCGATGGCACTTCAAACAAACCACGATATTTTAGGTGTTATTGAAAATATGGCATGGTATGAATCGAAATCAGGTGAGAAGGAGTATGTCTTCGGTCGTGGCGGGGGTCCGAAATTAGCGGATGAGCTACGTACACAGTTACTAGGTCAGATTCCATTAGGACAGCCTGACTGGACAGGGGATGATTTCGCTCCATCCATCTATGCAGAAGACCATGCGACAGGGCAAATTTATTTAGCAATTGCTCGTCAAATTGTCGAGAAATTACAAAAGTAATAATAACTAAACATTGTCTACAAAGCGGTGTAACACCCCATTTGTAGACAATGTTTTTTATCATGATTCCGAAAAGAATATGGACACAATGGATATGCTAGAAAAAATACATTTATTGCTGTCCTTGACTATCTTGCTGCTTACTATCTTCTTGCTGTTTGTCAGATCCAGATCCAGAGTCACTTGAGCTTGTACCTTCCCCACTTTGCATAATCAATTGCTGCCATTTTGCTTGTAGTAAAGGATTATCGATTGTTTCCATCACAATTTGCTCCATCTGTTTGCGTAGTGGTGCGCTTTTTAAAATAGACTCAAGCTGCTTTTGCATATCAGCCTGGCCAAAGAAAGATTGTAAATCCTCTTGATAGGAAGCATCTTTCATTAGCCCTTTTAAAATTGCCTCTTGCTGCTCCTGCATACTCTTTGCTAAAGCCTCTTTAAATTTTGGATCTTGAAATGTCTTTTTCCAAAAATCCTCGGCTTCCTTCGATAATAAAGTTTGCTCTGTCGCTTGCTTTATTTCATCGCTATCAAGTATAAGAAGCTCTCGGAATTTTGGGTCCTCTAACACTTGCCGAATTGCTTTTTTTCCATCCTCCGTTTGAATGGAGTCAACCATAATTTTTTTCACTTCATCATAGGACATCGTTGCTGTTTTTGATTCTGTGCATCCAACAAGTAATAGTAAAGAGGAGAAAATAATAAATCCAATTCGATACATAATTTATCAGTCCTTTCATCATTGTAGGTGTGAAAAAAGCGGTATAGCAAGGCTAAATAATACATAATGAATTGCAAAGCTCTTTCATTTATTGTTCACATTTTTACGAATAATATGTATCGTATTTATTTGTCCATTAGCTTTTTTATGTTGTCATTGCTAAAATGGGAATGGAGAGTATCGGTTAACATAACTGAATTCAAAATATAAGTGAAGCGTTCATCTCATTAGAGATGTACATTTTTTATGAATCAAAATAAATTGGGGGACATTATGTCGTGACAATACGAAATTGGATTAAATTTTTCTTTATGTCGCTGTTAATAGGTGGAGCCGTAACAGCTGTTGCAAGTCTTGTTATACGTTGGGACTTCTTCAAGCCATACTTAGTAAATGGAGAATTCGGTGAGTTTATCGCAGCCTTTGCTTGGATGATTTTACTAGGCTTTACGATGAGCGTGATTGCTCAAGCAGGGTATTTTGGTTATTTAACATTACATCAAGTTGGTGTTAATATTTTCCGTACATTAACATTATGGAATTGGGTACAAGTATTATTAATCATAGTTGTGTTAGTTGACTTAGTTATTTTCCGCTTTGCACCAGGAGCAGAAACGGCAAAGGATTGGTTGTTTTACATTGGCTTGCTAGTCGTTTTAGTATTTGGCGCTATTGCAACAGCTATTCAAAAAGTAAAAATGACAGGCAAAAAACATGTATTGATTTCATCCATCTTTTTCATGATTGTTATTACATCATTAGAGTGGATTATTGCATTGATGGGACGTCAAGATAATATCAACACATACGTGGCTTTATTATTATTCCCATTAATTGCAGTTAATGCATATCAATTATTAATGCTGCCTAAATATAACGCTAAGTCTGAAGAAGATCGCAAAAAATTAGAAAAGCGCCGCAAAGCACGTAAGCAAGCAGCGCAAAATTAAAAACGATGGGAAGCCATCGTTTTTTTTATTGGGGAAATCGTTTTGTCTTGATTTGATAACCAAATAAGTTTTCTTCTATAGAAGTGATGCGATGCTGTTGCATGAATAACGTAAGTTGTTCAAAATCAATTGTAGAATCAGCATGTGCAGGAACCGACAAAATCATCCCTTCTTCAAGTGCCAATTCAGCATGCCAAAGGACAGACGGAGTAAGCATATTGATGCGATGATTAAATATTAATTGCTGCAACTCTTTAGGGAATACGTAATCTCTTGTCATAAACCAGAGTGGATCTTTCTCAAAGTACTTTTTATAAGTAGCAATTTCGTCTTTTAATAATTGGTTATTTGTATAATCTGTACTATAATGACCAAGGAGCGCAGTCGGTATACGTTTTTCTTTGATTATTTCAATCATTGACGGTGAACGTTCAATCCAAGCACTATCGACCATTAGTAAAGGATATGGTGCCTGTAAGTTGCTAAGCCAAGTTTCAAAACCTTCATGAGAAAAAGTTACTTCAAGCATTAAAGTTTGTCCATAATGCCCTTTTGAAATAACTGTTGGCTCATTTGTCGCATTAAATGTCGGCAAAACCGTAGAAATCCCTTTCTGATAAAATAGTAAAATTAGAAATAGAAAAGCTAGTAATAGCAGTATTCGTCGCACTTTTTACTCCCCTTTATTTACAGTGATTTTTTATAAAAAATAGTTTTCTATAAAAAAGTTATGAAAAAGCGTTGACTTTAATGAATAAATGATGATATTATAAGTAAGTCGCCAAGAGGTGACGCAGTAATGAACGAAAATGAACCTTGAAAACTGAACAAGCAAGACGTGAATGAATAAAATGTTTCATTTAATAGATGAAACACAATTTTGGACATCATTAAGATGCCAGCAATTTGAGCTTAACTCAAATTCTTTTTATGGAGAGTTTGATCCTGGCTCAGGACGAACGCTGGCGGCGTGCCTAATACATGCAAGTCGAGCGGGTGTTACTTTGGTGCTTGCACCGAAGTAACGCTAGCGGCGGACGGGTGAGTAACACGTGGGCAACCTACCTTGTAGATGGGGATAACTCCGGGAAACCGGTGCTAATACCGAATGATACTTTTGAACACATGTTTGAAAGTTGAAAGATGGTTCTGCTATCGCTACAGGATGGGCCCGCGGCGCATTAGCTAGTTGGTGAGGTAATGGCTCACCAAGGCGACGATGCGTAGCCGACCTGAGAGGGTGATCGGCCACACTGGGACTGAGACACGGCCCAGACTCCTACGGGAGGCAGCAGTAGGGAATCTTCCACAATGGGCGAAAGCCTGATGGAGCAACGCCGCGTGAGTGAAGAAGGTTTTCGGATCGTAAAACTCTGTTGTAAGGGAAGAACAAGTACAGTAGTAACTGGCTGTACCTTGACGGTACCTTATTAGAAAGCCACGGCTAACTACGTGCCAGCAGCCGCGGTAATACGTAGGTGGCAAGCGTTGTCCGGAATTATTGGGCGTAAAGCGCGCGCAGGCGGTTCTTTAAGTCTGATGTGAAAGCCCCCGGCTCAACCGGGGAGGGTCATTGGAAACTGGGGAACTTGAGTGCAGAAGAGGAAAGTGGAATTCCAAGTGTAGCGGTGAAATGCGTAGAGATTTGGAGGAACACCAGTGGCGAAGGCGACTTTCTGGTCTGTAACTGACGCTGAGGCGCGAAAGCGTGGGGAGCAAACAGGATTAGATACCCTGGTAGTCCACGCCGTAAACGATGAGTGCTAAGTGTTAGGGGGTTTCCGCCCCTTAGTGCTGCAGCTAACGCATTAAGCACTCCGCCTGGGGAGTACGGTCGCAAGACTGAAACTCAAAGGAATTGACGGGGGCCCGCACAAGCGGTGGAGCATGTGGTTTAATTCGAAGCAACGCGAAGAACCTTACCAGGTCTTGACATCCCGTTGACCACTATGGAGACATAGTTTTCCCTTCGGGGACAATGGTGACAGGTGGTGCATGGTTGTCGTCAGCTCGTGTCGTGAGATGTTGGGTTAAGTCCCGCAACGAGCGCAACCCTTGATCTTAGTTGCCATCATTTAGTTGGGCACTCTAAGGTGACTGCCGGTGATAAACCGGAGGAAGGTGGGGATGACGTCAAATCATCATGCCCCTTATGACCTGGGCTACACACGTGCTACAATGGACGGTACAAACGGTTGCCAACCCGCGAGGGGGAGCTAATCCGATAAAACCGTTCTCAGTTCGGATTGTAGGCTGCAACTCGCCTACATGAAGCCGGAATCGCTAGTAATCGCGGATCAGCATGCCGCGGTGAATACGTTCCCGGGCCTTGTACACACCGCCCGTCACACCACGAGAGTTTGTAACACCCGAAGTCGGTGAGGTAACCTTTTGGAGCCAGCCGCCGAAGGTGGGATAGATGATTGGGGTGAAGTCGTAACAAGGTAGCCGTATCGGAAGGTGCGGCTGGATCACCTCCTTTCTAAGGATATTTTCGGAATATCTCCTACAGGAGATACCATTCACGGCTTGCTGTTCAGTTTTGAAGGTTCATCTACTGATGAATACTTCAAACCATTGTTCTTTGAAAACTGGATAAAACGACATTGAAAGCAACAAGTTTAAAATAGATCAAGTAATTGATCGTGTAAGTTCTGAAATCTTATTTCTTTACTGAAATAAGTTGTAACTAACAACAATGAGGGTTTCAAGACACGAGTAGGACAAGGAAGCGATTGAACGATGGAAGGAGCGTACTTCAGTACGTGACTGACGGAGTGAATGAAGCTGACGCCGTCATACGATGTGTATTGGAAGCCGAATAGAAGGTTTCGAGATACGAGCAAGACAAGGAAACTGCTTGAGAGAATGAAGGAGCGTACCTTTGTACGTGACTGAATGAGCGAAAGTAGTTGACGCCGTATTGCGATGTAGATCGAAAGCTGTAGGTTAAGTTATTAAGGGCGCACGGTGGATGCCTTGGCACTAGGAGTCGATGAAGGACGGCACTAACACCGATATGCCTCGGGGAGCTGTAAGTAAGCTTTGATCCGGGGATTTCCGAATGGGGAAACCCACTATGTTTAATGGCATAGTATCCTTACGTGAATTCATAGCGTATGGAAGACAGACGCAGGGAACTGAAACATCTAAGTACCTGCAGGAAGAGAAAGAAAATTCGATTCCCTGAGTAGCGGCGAGCGAAACGGGAAAAGCCCAAACCAAAGAGCTTGCTCTTTGGGGTTGTAGGACACTCTATACGGAGTTACAAAGGAATGAAGTAGATGAAGCGACTTGGAAAGGTCCGCCAGAGCAGGTAAAAGCCCTGTAATCGAAAGTTCATTCCCTCCAGAGTGGATCCTGAGTACGGCGGAACACGTGAAATTCCGTCGGAA belongs to Lysinibacillus louembei and includes:
- a CDS encoding dihydropteridine reductase, which encodes MQIYWTKINKIVEETPEVKTYMLDLPEGFTWEEGSHTHFALKGFNEGDKPNRSLIRHMSISTLPHENSIGITTRIREKCSEFKTILRNLEIGNEVAIFKTHSNVPLKREDKNIYLLSSGVGLATFRPLVLDYFKRADNVKQMHSLNIDSSKDFLFTTIFESAPDKNFTAQFVDNRKDYYEAVKNLASDKDGLFYVVGSDEFLVQNIEVLREQGIQPEQIILDKHEQQKPEFLSK
- the tenA gene encoding thiaminase II is translated as MKFTDELRLATKDSWEKSLHHPFVQGIVKGDLPFDIFKNYILQDIYYLNHYAKVHALAAAQADDFAITSLLAETASRTAQAELGVHEQHAKILNITDEDMDNFKPAPTAYGYTSHLYRSTMHGNLAYVISAMLPCYWLYADIGKTYEHANPEPEIYRNWLATYASDWFQEATQGQIDLLNSLVEDMSEKEKEKVKEQFIIAKEYELAFWEMSYTFEKWLSQRDEKVKL
- a CDS encoding ABC transporter substrate-binding protein; this translates as MKAMIRCFSFLALLLLLVGCQSQESEGKEKVQLFLDWTPNTNHTGIYVAKEKGFFEEEGLDVEIMLPGEVSTEQIIGSGKGQFGISFQSQVTQARSENLPIVSIAAIIQKDTSGYYTPKSKGIETPKDFEGRVYGAYGSELEKASLQAVMNKEGGDASKINMVQVGNTDYFIAMERDIDFVSIFYAWTGIEGELRGADMNFIQPADFAPELDTYSPLIITSDDMIENDPETVQAFINAVYKGYEFAINNPEEAADILIEAEPDLNPELVQRSQEWLSPRYKEGAEAWGVQEASRWERYANFMIENKIIESVDIQKAFNNEFIEKAMK
- a CDS encoding ABC transporter permease, coding for MKIKSIWKPALALLIAIALWEAATKVWQIEVWLLPSPSTIAKEMIIVFPAFLPHMLATIKLVLVGFSSAIVIGIIVATLLHIFPTAREIVMPFLVISQNIPTIVLAPLFMIWFGLGDFPKYLIIAMTAFFPIAIATLDGFNQTNRECLHYMQMMGATKKQTFFKLQLPDAIPSIFSGIKIAATYSVMTAVVAEWLGAQKGIGVFMTLSASSYRTSRVFVAIVITIILSLAFFGLFLALEKWFTRWKRNEGAQ
- a CDS encoding ABC transporter ATP-binding protein — translated: MTLHIQQLHHSFGEKKVLSDISFTVEDGQFVSILGPSGSGKSTLFHLIGGILKPESGKILLNNREITNESGHMSYMPQSPSLFPWRTVLQNAMLGSELAGVADEAKTIELLQKANLGEMMEAYPSQLSGGMKQRVAFVRALLSPQPLLCLDEPFSALDSFTKKEMQQWLLKTWEDYDKSILFITHDIEEALFLSDQVIILSTNPATVKASIKIPFQRPRDEQLFLSEEFLHWKRKIVEALQE
- a CDS encoding DUF1572 family protein, which produces MELGKVYLTVVYERFKALKGLGDKAMARLSVEELHWTIHESSNSVAILIRHMSGNMISRWTDFLTSDGEKPNRNRDAEFIDSIATKEELLAIWENGWDTLFHTLEQLSAEQLLSTVYIRGEAHTVMEAIERQVAHYAMHVGQILFIGKQIKQDEWESLSIPKGQSSTYNETMFNK
- a CDS encoding DUF4303 domain-containing protein, coding for MNELTLEIANAARKAFQSLFANGESYYYCTLFTTGEGHEPYISAWSWEALEREAENPTTWSFQQGQSNRSTAERKALIKWSYADSPYYCVGEEHFQHLKALFQARPFDEEEWHLRIEAMVLAMEMLDQEGLFTLNQARESVCIVVEVMPPDEMNTQIAKRLNKADSSALQAWLIEAAE
- a CDS encoding GTP pyrophosphokinase — translated: MNTNIQINKLKAMADELKRFMLIYKFALDEMNTKISILKEEFQMIHDYNPIEHTSSRLKSPESILGKIMRKNMKPSLTAIKENMRDIAGIRITCSFRSDIYRIKELLCNQQDIELVECKDYIESPKNNGYQSLHLIVKVPVFMSDRVEKVYVEIQIRTIAMDFWASLEHKIYYKYDNAVPERLTAELKEAALAATELDRKMEALHQEVRELKSDDATKLTKLHLEKEQFTIPMQLIEMIGEGAHTEEEPETK
- a CDS encoding N-acetylmuramoyl-L-alanine amidase, translating into MKRWLALIVIMFSCMMIVVYETSASDKRFFLPEPLGGVKIVLDAGHGGIDGGASKGEVIEKDITLAITEKVARQLKRLGAEVVMTRTTDEDVLAEHAPNEKFSTLRERKKQDIFLRESIVQKQQPDLFITIHANAIPNSKWRGAQVFYHKEGDARSELLAKTIQDSIREHLQNTDREALSIKEVYLLKKTQVPAVLVETGFLSNDEERALLADAGYQEKMALAIARGIENYYFMELQ